Proteins from a genomic interval of Caulobacter sp. NIBR1757:
- a CDS encoding tryptophan 7-halogenase: MSEKLDVVIIGAGPSGAAAAAFLRQKGRTVEVIEKTHFPRFSIGESLLAQSIAILDDAGLLPAVEAGGFQFKNGAAFQLNDDYKAIYFPDKSAEGPGTTIQVMRSKFDKILADGAAEMGAKVVYGEEVTAFESDDDGVKLTVKNEDGSVRTIEARFCLDGSGFGRTLSRLLDLEVPSQFPPRQGVFCQVVDNIDDPTFDRNKILVSIHPEHRHVWYWLIPLADGISSMGVVGSPEIVEAAGATEQERLDTLVGATTRMKEVLKNKQPYREPGTIHGYSCSVKSLYGPSYALLGNAAEFLDPVFSSGVTIALKSAQLATGLIDRQLNGETVDWQKEFSDELYIGIDTFRACVSTWYDESLQRIIFNKPDEANDIVRHLTSVLAGYAWDRNNPIVQQPDRYLKTVDRFLTTMAE, translated from the coding sequence ATGTCCGAGAAGCTTGATGTCGTCATCATCGGGGCGGGCCCCTCCGGCGCCGCCGCCGCCGCCTTCCTGCGCCAGAAGGGCCGGACGGTCGAGGTCATCGAGAAGACCCACTTCCCGCGCTTCTCGATCGGCGAAAGCCTGCTGGCGCAATCGATCGCCATCCTCGACGACGCCGGCCTGCTGCCGGCCGTCGAGGCCGGCGGCTTCCAGTTCAAGAACGGCGCCGCCTTCCAGCTGAACGACGACTACAAGGCCATCTACTTCCCCGACAAATCGGCGGAAGGCCCCGGCACCACCATCCAGGTGATGCGCAGCAAGTTCGACAAGATCCTCGCCGACGGCGCGGCCGAGATGGGCGCCAAAGTCGTCTACGGCGAGGAAGTCACCGCCTTCGAAAGCGATGACGACGGCGTCAAACTGACGGTCAAGAACGAGGACGGCAGCGTCCGCACCATCGAGGCCCGCTTCTGCCTCGACGGCAGCGGCTTTGGCCGCACGCTCAGCCGCCTGCTGGACCTGGAGGTTCCCTCGCAGTTTCCGCCGCGCCAGGGCGTCTTCTGCCAGGTGGTCGACAACATCGACGACCCGACCTTCGACCGGAACAAGATCCTCGTCTCCATCCACCCCGAGCATCGCCACGTCTGGTACTGGCTGATCCCGCTGGCCGACGGCATCTCCTCGATGGGCGTGGTCGGCTCGCCCGAGATCGTCGAGGCGGCCGGGGCCACCGAGCAGGAACGCCTCGACACCCTGGTCGGCGCCACCACCCGGATGAAGGAGGTGCTGAAGAACAAGCAGCCCTACCGCGAGCCTGGCACCATCCATGGCTATTCCTGCTCGGTGAAGAGCCTGTACGGCCCCAGCTACGCCCTGCTTGGCAACGCCGCCGAGTTCCTCGATCCGGTCTTCTCCTCCGGCGTGACCATCGCCCTGAAGTCGGCCCAGCTGGCCACCGGCCTGATCGACCGCCAGCTGAACGGCGAGACCGTCGACTGGCAGAAGGAGTTCTCCGACGAGCTCTACATCGGCATCGACACCTTCCGCGCCTGCGTTTCCACCTGGTACGACGAGAGCCTGCAGCGGATCATCTTCAACAAGCCGGACGAGGCCAACGACATCGTCCGCCACCTGACCTCGGTGCTGGCCGGCTACGCCTGGGACCGCAACAACCCGATCGTGCAGCAGCCCGACCGCTATCTGAAGACGGTGGACCGGTTCCTGACCACCATGGCGGAATGA
- a CDS encoding DUF3261 domain-containing protein, giving the protein MTGRLLTLLLAGTLLAGCVTGPPAGPPPPAGVAAVARDRVYLTLPLPPAYPGEKEMAQSIVAQYGPRKVAFDALVSLSPQKVTVIVTAPAGPRVAQIDWDATGVRTKTDGAPPPGFRGENVLADLVMTSWPRTALEKALGGRLEVWDYPDGHRKLVRDRELVVDIPPAVRDADGSSKRTLTNHDFGYTLTIVSREAGQ; this is encoded by the coding sequence ATGACCGGCCGCCTCCTCACCCTGCTGCTGGCGGGCACGCTCCTGGCCGGCTGCGTGACCGGCCCGCCGGCAGGGCCGCCGCCGCCGGCCGGCGTCGCGGCGGTGGCGCGCGACAGGGTCTACCTGACCCTGCCCCTGCCGCCCGCCTATCCGGGCGAAAAGGAGATGGCCCAGTCCATCGTCGCCCAGTACGGCCCCCGCAAGGTGGCCTTCGACGCCCTGGTCAGCCTGTCGCCCCAAAAGGTGACCGTCATCGTTACCGCCCCCGCTGGCCCCCGCGTCGCCCAGATCGACTGGGACGCGACGGGCGTCCGGACGAAGACGGACGGCGCGCCGCCGCCGGGCTTCCGCGGCGAGAACGTGCTGGCGGATCTGGTGATGACAAGCTGGCCGAGGACGGCGCTGGAAAAGGCGCTGGGCGGTCGGCTGGAGGTCTGGGACTATCCCGACGGTCACCGCAAGCTGGTCCGCGACCGCGAGCTGGTGGTCGATATCCCGCCGGCGGTGCGCGACGCCGACGGGTCGAGCAAACGCACCCTGACCAACCACGATTTCGGCTACACCCTGACCATCGTCAGCCGCGAGGCCGGCCAGTGA
- a CDS encoding beta-ketoacyl-ACP synthase — translation MSRRAYVASHAVACALGADRTEVATKLFSAAPPTVSGRWTLVDGREVPVGALPFSLGEGDLTDQPTRSRTNRMLGHVLKDIGPAVAAAIEKYGARRVGVVLGTSTSGVDESLHALRTRLAGQDWPQGYHFDVQELNDPVAAAQALTGAAGPAYAVSTACTSGAKAIAAGARLIAADLCDAVLCGGLDTLCDLTLNGFGALEALSPELTNPFSVNRKGINIGEGAGLFLLTVDEAPVRVAGWGETSDAHHISAPDPTGAGGEAAARKALAMAGLSPADIGYVHLHGTGTELNDRMEAGVISRVFGDATPVSSTKPLTGHTLGAAGAVQASFCLLAFENDGALPPHIWDGQADPELAPVRLAAPGDRVAGLRHALSASYAFGGNNAAVILSQS, via the coding sequence GTGAGCCGCCGCGCTTATGTGGCCAGCCACGCCGTGGCCTGCGCCCTGGGCGCCGACAGGACGGAAGTGGCGACGAAGCTGTTCAGCGCCGCCCCGCCGACGGTGTCTGGCCGCTGGACCCTGGTCGACGGGCGCGAGGTCCCGGTCGGCGCCCTGCCCTTCTCGCTCGGCGAAGGGGACCTGACCGACCAGCCGACCCGCAGCCGCACCAACCGCATGCTCGGCCATGTGCTGAAGGACATCGGTCCGGCCGTCGCCGCCGCCATCGAGAAGTACGGCGCCCGCCGCGTCGGCGTCGTGCTGGGCACCAGCACCTCGGGCGTCGACGAAAGTTTGCACGCCCTGCGCACCAGGCTGGCCGGCCAGGACTGGCCCCAGGGCTACCACTTCGACGTCCAGGAACTGAACGACCCGGTCGCCGCCGCCCAGGCGCTGACCGGCGCGGCCGGGCCGGCCTATGCGGTCTCCACCGCCTGCACCTCGGGGGCCAAGGCCATTGCGGCGGGAGCGCGGCTGATCGCGGCCGACCTCTGCGACGCGGTGCTGTGCGGCGGCCTCGACACCCTCTGTGACCTGACCCTCAACGGTTTCGGCGCCCTCGAAGCCTTGAGCCCGGAGCTGACCAACCCCTTCAGCGTCAACCGCAAGGGCATCAACATCGGCGAGGGCGCGGGCCTGTTCCTGCTGACCGTCGACGAGGCCCCCGTCCGCGTCGCCGGCTGGGGCGAGACCAGCGACGCCCACCACATCAGCGCTCCCGACCCGACCGGGGCCGGCGGCGAGGCGGCGGCCCGCAAGGCCCTGGCCATGGCCGGCCTGTCCCCCGCCGACATCGGCTATGTGCACCTGCACGGCACCGGCACCGAGCTGAACGACCGCATGGAGGCCGGCGTCATCAGCCGGGTGTTCGGCGACGCCACGCCGGTCAGTTCGACCAAGCCGCTGACCGGCCACACGCTTGGTGCGGCCGGCGCGGTGCAGGCCAGCTTCTGCCTGCTGGCCTTTGAAAACGACGGCGCCCTGCCGCCGCACATCTGGGACGGCCAGGCCGACCCGGAGCTGGCGCCGGTCCGCCTGGCCGCGCCGGGCGACCGCGTCGCCGGCCTTCGCCACGCCCTCTCCGCCTCCTACGCCTTCGGCGGCAACAACGCCGCCGTCATCCTCAGCCAGTCATGA
- a CDS encoding 3-ketoacyl-ACP reductase FabG2, translated as MSRELNVKRPVLVTGASKGIGRSSAIRIGAAGHPVTVHYGGDRAGAEATAEEIRAAGGEADLMSFDVSDRAAAAAALTARLEDKGAYWGILLSAGITRDNAFPAISGEDWDAVLRTNLDGFYNVVHPLTMPMIRRRDGGRIIALSSVSGVMGNRGQVNYSAAKAGIIGACKALAMELASRKICVNAVAPGLIDTGMIGEVRPEVIQAIPMGRIGHVDEVSELIAFLFSPNAGYITRQVIGVNGGLV; from the coding sequence GTGAGCCGAGAGCTGAACGTCAAGCGCCCGGTGCTGGTCACCGGCGCCAGCAAGGGCATCGGCCGGTCCAGCGCCATCCGCATCGGCGCGGCCGGCCATCCGGTCACCGTCCATTACGGCGGCGACCGGGCCGGCGCCGAGGCCACGGCGGAGGAAATCCGCGCCGCCGGCGGCGAGGCCGACCTGATGAGCTTCGATGTCTCGGACCGGGCCGCCGCCGCCGCCGCCCTGACCGCCCGGCTGGAGGACAAGGGGGCCTACTGGGGCATCCTGCTGAGCGCCGGCATCACTCGCGACAACGCCTTCCCGGCCATCAGCGGCGAGGACTGGGACGCGGTGCTGCGCACCAACCTCGACGGCTTCTACAATGTGGTTCACCCGCTCACCATGCCGATGATCCGCCGCCGCGACGGGGGCCGGATCATCGCCCTGTCGAGCGTGTCCGGCGTCATGGGCAACCGCGGGCAGGTCAACTACAGCGCCGCCAAGGCCGGCATCATCGGGGCCTGCAAGGCCCTCGCCATGGAGCTGGCGTCGCGCAAGATCTGCGTCAACGCCGTCGCCCCCGGCCTGATCGACACCGGCATGATCGGCGAGGTGCGGCCCGAGGTCATCCAGGCCATTCCGATGGGCCGGATCGGCCATGTCGACGAGGTGAGTGAATTGATCGCGTTTCTTTTTTCGCCCAATGCGGGTTACATCACCCGGCAAGTCATTGGGGTGAATGGGGGTTTGGTGTGA